The sequence GATACTCCAAATGTGAGTATCTGTGGCCAGAGCAGGGATGGCCTGAGTACTCTTTGAGGGTAAGGCAGGTTGTAGATCTGTTGAAATGTCTCATGGGGTAGTTAAAATTCATTATGTTGGCAAATTTATcaagattcagggttgatcttcatTACTGTAGGGAttgaaacttgatttttttttaaagcactctgAAAGTAGATGTGAGTCTTAAAGAGAAATTCAAACACCCTTAacttaaaggtaaaaaaaaaaaaatcatagatgtAAGAAAGCaaagtgtttattattattttgcaataaGAAATAAGTTTCAGGGAGCAAAATGCTCACAGAAATTTGCTTGGTGAGCATGGAATTAGAAAAAGACCAGATAAATCATCTGAATGCCTAGTGGAATTAGGCTAAAGGCAGGATTGGCTTGCTGTGGGATCAGAAGGCAGGTGTAAGGACTCATCTCCCTGTCTTCCCTGTATCCCCAGACATCCTCCTCTCCTTTTGGTTGGGATGTTCTTGAGAGATGTTCACTTTCAAGCTGATTATAGCCTATCTTGTAGACGTGGGAACCTCACTGTCTCTTCAGAGTGATTTGTGTATTTCCACTCTACCCCAGTATGTGTGGAGTTTACAATTTTAATTCTGTTAAAATTTAACTCTCAGAGGATAATTTAATTCTACTTACCTCTAAGTTCTCAGGAGATGCCTCAGTAAAGCCTCATATGCTGCCTCTAATAGGCTGTTACATAGACATTTACTGTTAAAGCCAGAAAATGAACATAACCCTTTTGTGGTGGAGGATAAATGGTGATGAGGAGGGTATGTCAGTCTAGAGTTGACTGGTATGACTCAGCAAAAAGACTGAAACAGTTAACAGGAAGTCAATGTGTGAAAGCCTGAAAACAGGGCTGAATCTTGACCACTATTCAAGGAAGACAACTGTTGAGCCAGAATGACTTGGTACTCAAAGAACTCATAAGACAGCCCCTGGGTAGCTTTCACGTGTGTCTCAGTAATCTTGTGGAATTGTAAGCTTTTTGACAGATCTGAGTATATTGCCCTCAGACAGTCTGTTTTCTCCCTCATCACATGtgtgtcctttcccaaatggagAGCTTTGTCAAAGAGGAAGAGGGGCCTGACTGACAGAAAGCAGCTCTCCTTTAATGAAATGACTTTCTGAAACAATCAAGCTCTGAAGTACTATTCTGATTATTTCAGGGTGAGCTGGAATTTATTTTGCACAAAAACTGTGAAAGAGACTAACTCTGCTCCCTAGTCCTATGTCAGTTTAATTGCTCACATGCATTAATATTGACTATATTTGGACCTAATTGTTTTCAGTGCTGTCACTTTTTATTAAAACTGGATAGACAGAAAATAAAGCATGAAGCTTTTTCCTGTGTCTGTGAGGAATGCAAATGTGTTTTGTCCACAGTCATGAagaaaggagaaggtgggataaCTCAGAATGGCAATACATAATATGTTCCCCTAAAACCCTTGagcagtttaaaaattttttaattttaaattaaagttaagaattaaaaaaatttaaataagagcAGTTTTAAAATATGCCTCTTTTTGACTCTCAACTTACCTTTGAGGCCATAGATGGAATCAAATAAGCCCTCAAAGACAGAATTCCCCACACTAAAATGCCATATTCTTTTAGGCTATTTTGGGAAGGTTTTTGTATGTTTAATAAAATACTACTTCCCTGAAAGGATGAGGGATACTTTTCAATTGTGGGCTCCATCATCAGCTGCTGGTCAAAATAAGCTGTTTATCTTCCAGTTTCAGAGTCACCAGACCTTCCATAGCTGTTGATAGAAACTTCCTCTCTGGCAATCTGATCCGGTTGGACTATTGGATGTGAACAGCATGGAGTCTAAACTCAAAACACAACTCTCAAGTTTTTAGCAACAAATTATCAGGATACTCACCAACTGCAATCAGAGGAAATCTCAACAGTCCTTTTGTTATATTAAAGAGGCTTACAACAATACGTTCCATGGATTTGAAATTTAGAtgagataattattttttttaccagTGAGTCCAGAGTTTCTATAAATCCCCCCTctatttttcttatgaaataCAGTCTTGGATTTCTAGGTCATAATCAGTATACTTTCAATGAATCAAAATGAcactaaaatgtaatttttaaagaatctttttttttttactttattctcaaAGAAGTtctataattttaattagattgcTTTTTAACACAGTGCTTCCATTTGTAAGTATTCATAGTCAAATAGTGCTGGTTAATGTTTCTAAAAGCCAagacaacaaacaaacaagcgTAAAAGTATCTATTTCTATATGAATATAAGAAAACTCAATGACGTCACATGGAAAAGAACATTATTTCTCTTCTGAAACCCAGGTTAAATGTAAAGGCCGAGATGAATCCTTTGGCTGCTGACCATTGAAGGAGAAGCCTGAATTATGCTCCCATGCTCTGCTACCACCCATTCAATTTAGAAATTGTTATCACtgtaatcactggaccaccacaaTCAAGGACAGCTGAGACCCACAAGTGCCCCTACTGAATTGCGTTTTGGTCTTCAAGTGTCAATTCGTATTGAaggatttgtaaaaaaaaaaaaaaaaaaaaaaaagccatgagaCTTATTGTTCTTTTTTGTAAAATGTTATTAAGGATGTTTATTATCAGTGGCTTTCAGATTTGAGAATTTATTAGAATCAACTACATTCCTTTTAAACAATGCAGATTTCCAGGCCCACCTCAACCCTGTTCAATCTGAATCTCTAGGTAAGGAGCCAGAGCAGTCTATATTCCAAAACATCTTCTCAGGTTATCCTGATGCCTTTGGTAGAAATATATGAACCATGGCACTATGTCTTTCTTAAGGGGATCATGGAAGACAGTTCTGTTTCCAGCACCAGAGGCTCTGCCTCtggaaaaacagtatttttattcCTTGAATACTGTAATTCATATAACTGTTGTGTTGGTCTCTTTGCATTGACTCATAGGGCCAAATATGGCTCCTTCTAGCAAAAGTGTAGGGAGGAAATTGTGACACTTTGAGTATTAACAACATTCCTATGTTCATCTTCTCTTTCTTACTCTCATTTCCTCCTTGTCTCAATTCCTTcaccaaatttattttaattaattagtgaGTTAATCacacttatttacttttggcccTCCTCACCCATTTCTCTTACTCCTCACcctccacctctggcaaccactaatttgttctctgtatctatgatcTTTTtgttaaagattccacatataacagAGGTCATttagtatttgtatttctctgtctgacatttaatttagcataatgccctcaaggtccatctatgtttttgaaaatggcaagatttcattattttttatggttgactaatattccattatgtgtgtgtgtatgtatgtgtgtgtataaaccacaatttctttatttctcatccATCAATAGCCATTTAAGttgttccatatcttggctattgtaaatagttctgcaatgaacatgttgttgtttacttgctaagatgtgtctgactctttgcaaccacatagactggAATCCGCCaatctgtaggattctccaggcaagaatactggaatgggttgccatttccctctcgaggggggtcttcctgatctgagtctcctgcattggcaggcatattctttacctctgcatCACGAGGGAtgactgcaatgaacatggggtgcGTATATCTTTTTGAGgtagtgttttaattttcttcaaagatttgaaagtgaaattgatgggtcacatggtatttctatttttttcaggaaaaattgtttacaatttcacaatttttaaattgcctttttttttatatgttgctTTAAATCCTGTTGGGAAGAAAATGTGACATAAAAATAATCAGCACTATCTAAATATTTGTATAAACCTTGATAATTTTTTCTTCACTTGAGCTGGGATATTTGAATTTAGTGTTtcttcagacatgacttagcaactgaacaacaccaataattttaaaaatacagctttaAGAATGATACAGCAGAAATAACAATGTAAATGTGGTTGAAGGTGATGCCACAACTGtcttttttaatcatctttttgCACATTGTGGGGGTGTAGATTGAGTTGGGGGACATATCATTCCCTGTATCTTATTTCCATATACGATGAATAGACACTCTTCTAAATTTTATTCAGAATAAAAGCAGCATAGAAGAAATACATCAGTGGTACCTGTGAAAAAGAACTTGATTCCTCAACAAAATCAGTCCTAACAGGTCAGGAGTGGACCCTGACTGTGCTCCACCTTAACTACATTCAAGTACGTGTGCAGATAAGTTAGCCTGTGGAACAcattaatgaaacaaaaatgaaaacaagcaacTGACAGAGCCAAGAAAATCATCTGTAGTCTTAGTCCGCATGAGATGGGGCCAAGTTGCTTTTGATCCAAGCTTGGTATTTCCGGGTTAATAGGATGTAGATTCCAGGTTTCTTGGCATCACCACATTTGCGACCTCCAGAAACTAAGGCATGAAAGGCACCTTTGCAGACCAAGGGGCCCCCTGAGTCACCCTGGAAAGAAGAAAGCGGGCAGATATTTGGCAAGAAGATGTTGAACTTTTTGGACTATCAGCTGTTAATAACCATCAAATgattattatctgggtcattggtTTCTTTTGCCCTACAGAGTGCCTGATACAGTCCCTGAGCAGTATaagttctctgtgtctctctctccatccagAACAATGGTTTTGTCCAtttgtctctctgcctctctttgtCCATGTCCCTGTCTCAAAGACTTTGTACATGCATATATGTCTTTTAGCAGTCACTGGGACTGTTGAGCTTTATTCATTAAGAAATGGGGAGACAAGGAAGTTTGAAATAATCcactgaaataaaagaaatttttaaaattaagaatttcattTTGGTGCTCATGGGTTTGAAATCAAGTTGCTATTGAGGCTGACAGAAAAAAGCAATATATTAGAGTAAATGTCTTGGTGGTGGGCACTCTACcttctctattatttttttcccattgtcaTATGGTTGAACATGGGGCTCTGCACATACCCAACACTTAGTAAATACTTGCCCAATGAACAGATTCTTGAGGACTCACTCTGACAACAAAACATGTAACAAAAATTCTGTCAAGGAAAGTGACAAGGTAATagagaaggaagcctggcttTTCAGATAAGGAGCTGGGTTTTGAATCTAAAGAGCAGCCTTTGCCTCTGCTGCCATGCAGGTCCAAAAGTGCAGTACTTTGTGCTTGGTTGGCCCTGAAAATAGAGATTTGGAGGTGACAATCTTGGGGTATTACAGTCACGCATGATCTTTGAGATCATCAGATCCTCCCCTTAAAAATGCTTAATATAGCATtatgtgaatatatttttctaaagtaaTCCATCTGTGCTAGGTAGCCTTCATCACCTGTTAacatggtggtgatttagtcactcagctgtgtctgactctttaagaccccatggactatagcccaccaggtttctctgtccatgggatttcccaggcaagaaaactggagtgggttgccatttccttctccaggggatcttactgacccagggattaaacctgatctgcattgcaggaggattttttacctactgagccaccagggaagtcctttattttatttttttttatgactcaagaaacaaagaatttgaaaaacatgaATGTTGTTCTTTTAGTCAGTTAGCAGTCAACATTATTTATGAaacacagaatattgaatatacatTTGAGCTTTTTGCATTTGAATTTTATAAGACCTCTCTATTAATTAGTTTAGGGGCTTatcctgtggctcagcagtaaagaatttgcctgcaacgcaggaggtgcaggagacatgggtttgatccttgggtcgggaagatcccctggaggagggcatagtaacccactctagtattcttgcctggataaccccatggacagaggcgcctggtgggctacagtccatagagtggcaaagagtaggacaccactgaagtgTGCATGCACATATTGATTAGTTTAAAGCTGGGGTGGGTCAGGGATTGAGAGATTATTTTCTAGTCACCACTTGTGACCTCAGGGTTGGTAGGCTTTCTAAGGAGGATAGTACACCTCAGAGGAAGCCTGTAAAAGTTATCAGATATAGTCCATTACCCTGATTAACAAACATTAATGAGTGCTAACCGTGTGTTTCACAAGTTCTATGGCTTATTTGTAGTGGCAGATGAGAAAGCACAGTGGAGGCTGTGCAGGATTGGAGAGCACCTTTTCGGAGTTGTGATGCTGTGTTCGCCACACCTCTCCTCCTTGCTGCGAGTGTGCAGATAGAGCTTGACTATAGCTCAGCACCCTGAAATGCCTGTTTGAGTGAGGGACTCTTACCTGACAGGAATCCTTCTGgcctctggcgtctcctgcacaTAGCATGGTTCTAGTTATAATAGGGTTGTGGTTGTAATAATCTCGGCTGTTGCACATTTTTCGACTTATGACAGTGACAGTGACTTCTCGCAGGGTATCAGAAGGGGTTAAGCATTCTGGATCAGTGGCTCCCCAGCCAACAACCTGGCATTTTGTTCCAGCTTTAATATCAGTTTTAGCTCTTGGGTGGAGCAGTTGGACATGTTCGTTGAGTATTGCGGCTGTGTGAAGCTGACAGATTGAAAAGAGAGTAAATGATCTTTTGTCCCCAGTAGTATTTTGTGATTAGTCTGATCGATGTATGTGTGGTCCCTCTGTACTCTGAGGGCGTCCTTTTTCTTGAATCTACTTTGGTGGTAGCCCACAGCTGCATTTGTGGTTGTTGCTTTTCTGAACATGCTCTTCATTCCCTTTAGAGCTCAGTGATGCTCAGGGAGGAAGCTTACATAGAGCAGGAATTTTGCCCAGTCTCAAGCCAACTGGCCTTTGCTCTGCATTGGATGATTTTCTGTGGAATAACATCCATAGGTCATGACTTTGAGGGCTGGGCTCTTTCCTGCTGGATAGGACCCTTGAGTATGGTCTAGACTGAGTTTGAACTGGACTTAGTATGGTCTAGACTAAGTTGTAACTCACTTCTGTGTCCCTGAAGTCACTTGCTTGGCTCTGTTGTATAAGCGACTTGTACTTTTCATTTGCTAATGAGAAAAGCATTGGGAGAAAAAGCTTGCAGTGTGGATCCCTGCGCCTGTTGGGAGGTTCTCCTCCCACGAATGTGAACATCAGAGCTGTTTTTCCTTGTATAAACATAGCCCAGGCGTGTTtatgatatattcttttttctttcaaggcATTAAATGGAGTACAATGAGCCCTAATAGAATATGTCACCACACATCACCTTGAACAGAGGGAGAATGCTAACAAAATGCTTTGTTAGATGATTTAACAACTGAACTGTGAGGTATAAGAATGTTGGAGAAATTGAAGGAACACAATGCTACATACCTTAACCAGCATAATGTCATTTGATTTAGGGTCTGTTGTAAATCCTGGGAATCGTAtgaattttttaatcttaaatgttTGCTTGGAGGCCTCATTCTTTGAGAGGGAGTGTGCTCCTAAAACCACTTTGGAAGACTGGCTTTTGGGAAACCTGAAAAAAGCGAAAAGAATAGACACACAGAATGGCTCCCCAATCTTCCAATGGGGAGTAGAAATGGTGGAGAAACCATATACATACAAGAATAAGGACCAGCTTCAGGGTAACTTGTGCAGGATTAGGTGGAGTGACAGAGGTCATGGGCCCAATAATGAGAGGATGAAAACAAGGGCCAAATCCATCCCACTCCAATTCCCCAGCTAGTGCCATATggtgggagggaaagaaggaaaatcctAAATGACCGAATTCAAGTTTATTCACCTTcccaatattaaatattttaataactaaaaGGAAAAGACTCaactctgggcttccttggtggctcagcagtaaagaatctgcctccaatgcagattCGATTCTttggtgtggaagatcccctggagaaggaaatggcaacccactccagtattcttgcctgggaaatccatggacgaaggagcctgatgggctacagtccatggggttgcaaagagttggacatgacttaatgactaaacaacaacaaagtcaacTCTACACTTGCTAATCTGGTATGTCTAAATCTCATCTCAGGGCAATAGGGAGAATTAAGATCCATTCTCATATGTTCTGTCCACTCAATTAGAAAGATGATTcagacaagaaaggaaaactttCCTCTAGGTGAAAAATCATCTGAAATTAAGGTACTTTAGAGTTAGTAGCCATAGATAATTCCATGGTGGAGATTTAGAGGATAAAACTGGTGAGTCAGATGATGGAAACaatacttttgttcttttttaaatccctgctgctgctgctgctaagtcacttcagttgtgtccgactctgtgcgaccccatagacggcagcccaccaggctcccccgtccctgggattctccaggcaagaacactggagtgggttgccatttccttctccaaagcatgaaagtgaaaagtgaaagagaagtcgctcagtcatgtctgaaccgactcttagcgaccccatggactgcagcccagcaggctcttccatccatgggattttccaggcaagagtactggagtggggtgccattgccttctccagtcataTACAATTATAGTATGCCAATGTTTCAAAAGTTGATCTGATTTATTGTATGTTGAGTAAAATTATATTCACATCattatgaaaatagaaaattatttttgagatttcaaCAACACCTTAGACCTgtttccagacttccctggtggctcagatggtaaagagtctgcttttgatctctgggttgggaagatcccctggagaaggaaatggcaatccacttcagtattcttgcctgggaaatcccatggacagaggagcctggcagcctacagtccatggggttgcaaagagtcagacacgactggagtgaccaacactttcactacACTTTGGAACCACTTTCATTCTACAAAAATGTCCCATTTTTATGTGTGTTCTCAGGAAACACCCATCTTCGAATCCTTTTTTTAGAACAAGGAAggtaataaaaaagaattatattcGTTTGCATTTGTAACTATTTCACTGTCATATGGAAAAGGGTCAGGGCAGTTTACAATAAAAACACACATATCtgataaacacacatatatgctgtgctgtgttgtgcttagttgctcaatcatgtccgactgtctgtgaccccatgatgTAGcctgccatggggattctccaggcaagaatgctggcgtgggttgccatgctctcctccaggggatcttcccaactcaggaattgaacccaggtcttctgcattgcaggcagattctttatcagctgagctaccagggaagcccaaacacacatatatatagacgAATGAAgattagcaaaaattaaaaagagcacagaaacatacagaaaaaggaagaaaagtttgTTTCAGGTTTGGGGAACCAGTGCATGACTGTGCTTAAATGGGTTTGTATGGTAGGGCTCTGACTGCCGGGAATTAACACTTTGGGGTTTCTACCAAAAGagtttattttggtttattttgggAATTTCAGCTCTATTTGTTGAAAAATTCGCCTGTTGCAAAATCAGGATGGGGATGAAATTCTCAAAGGATGTGGATTGGATTTCCTAGGATTGATTCAAACTCAGATTCAGTGTACCTGCTAAACCCAAAGCTGTGGAGGGGAAGGATAATATAAAATCCCTGGGGCTACTGATTAAATAGAAAAGACAGGTATGTACATAAATAACTAACATGGAAAGGCAGGGAGATATGAATGTGGGATGTGGAAGATGAATTCTGACTAGGGGAAGGGGGCAGAGAAAATGTCTGGTTTTCCTTCATCTTTTACCAATGTCCTTGATCCGTTAATGACTTTGAagtgttttgtttactttttgtctCCACTGGGACATGTGAATACCAAAAACAACCCAAGCAGACCATGAATGTTTTTTGAATTTTCCATTTCTAGATACAGTTCAACTGTAATCTGTACTACAAAGGTCAATATTTTCTGCCCACAGGATACCTGGAATTACCTGAGTCCCAGAATCCCACCTCCTTAGCTAAATTCAGGTTTGAATTCCCTTGGAGGAGAAGCAACAATACAGGTGTCTCATTTGCACAGCACAGTGTTTCCCTATGGGTGGTCTAAAGACCAGCTTCAGAATCATCTGGAGGTTTTTGGCTGCATGGCAACTTTATAAGCTCATGCCAAGTCCCTTCAAGCCTCTTACTTCCTCTGCCAGTCTGCCTTGGCACTGAGCAGTGTTTCTGCTTAGACCCATTCCTCTGGGTTTGATAGTGAAGGTAGATTTCCTATTTTTTTGAGATCTTTTGCATAAGAGAGGAGGGAATGACCAGGCTGTCAGAGACGGGCTATTACGGTTTTATTCCATCAACATGACTGGATCATGAAATTTGTTCCTGAGTGATTGCTGTGGAAGGTACAAATACACAGATATTAAtataacattgttgttgttcagttgctaagtcatgtccaactctgccacctcattcatggactgaagcacaccaggctcctctgtcctccactgtctggagtttgctcagattcatgtccaataTAACATTATAACATTAGAcaacatttattaaattattttagtgtGTCAGGTTttgtgctaagcattttacatattttcccTCATTTAAACCTCACCATGGCCCAGTGAGGGAGGTATGATGAtcatcccattttgcagatgaggaaattgatgaTCAGATACATTAACAAACTTGAGAAAGTCCCACTGATACTAAGCGGAGGCTCCAGGATGCAGTGAAATTAGGATTAAAGCTCTGTTGGTTTGAACCCAAGGTCTGAATTTGTAACCATTCTACTATGGGAGCCTTGAGAGATTTGCAATGGAATGAGGGCATGTggaaggggtggaggtggggttctATCTATAATATTTGCTGGCTAAGCAGGTGAcgcggcttcccttgtggcttagctggtaaagaatccacccacaatgcgggagacctgggtttaatctccgggttgggaagatcccctggagaagggaaaggctacccactccagtattctggcctggagaattccatggaccatagtggggtccatggggtcgcaaacagtcggagtgactttcactaagcAGGTGACATGATGGGGCAAGTGTTCAGTGGGAGAAGGCATTGGAAGAGACTCAGGAAGACAATAGACAAGACTtggtgagagttttgcttctgaTAAATTGAAATGCTGAAAATAAGATTATAAAagacacttttttttctctttgccagTTTCCTTTTATAATCAGCGTGGCAACTAACAGAGGGGCCTAAGTGAAGAACTTAGTGCGGATGAGTAGTGAGAAGGGAACACCCCAGATCTGGCCTCCTTCATCATTTTGCTGAGAGAGGGGTCTAGTGTTACTAAGCTATTCCCACAGGATACTTGGGAGTACATTTGTGGGAAGCCACCATTGaactatttcataaatattttggaTTTCATaaagtttaatatttttccaaGCACCAATATGCCTACATTTTTACACCCAAGTGTCCTGTAGAGGAAATCTGAGCCACATATTCTGGAGTTCTTTTAAACTCCAgccatttaaaacaatatttagcaatgtttttttttttttttaattccaagattcccttttccccatttttcaatTTGTGAATGTATTTTTACTGAATCAAgctcatttgacaaaatttagaaTTCAACTTAATAATACTATTTATCTGTGGGTAGTTGGCtctccacgccagtattcttgcctggagaattccatggacagagaagcctggtgggctacagttcacagggttgcaaagagttggacatgactgagtgactaacactctcacttttctCCTTTGGGTAAGCCTTTATGGCTTACAAAGGATGTCACATAATGTGCTTTTAGCTtagcaaaaaccaaaaaacccttcTTCTccaatttatttcccttttttctatCCAGCATTTGTTCAGCCTTTATAATAAATCAAGCTCCATATCTGGGGAGGTGATAATTCATTTGAATGTGTAACCACAAGCATATCTGAAGTGTGCGTATTTGAAATCGAATGAACATTTAACGATGGTCACCCTTTGCCTAACTGGTCCCCAGGGGACAAATGCCTTAGAAAGGACAGAAGTGATGTGGACCCAAGTGTTATTTCTGTGACAGCAAGAACCCCACTTAAATGAAGTAGCCATGTTAAGTCAGAAATTAGTGGCTTgctatttagaaataaaacagaagttcACACAGTTTGCAGGCTTCAAAATTTCTTGTTTGTCTTCAAATAGTCTCATTAAAATGGGGGCAACCAAACAAAATccccaagatatgaaagcaaggTCAATCAGTTGTTTCCTTTAGGCATATAACTGATGCCTAGACGGTAAGTGATTATGGCTAAGAGGTTCTTAAGTGTAGTGCTGTCATGTTTGTAAGGAAAGGAGAAGGctcatcttttcttattttttagctTATTCAGGCtagaaagataaagaagaaatatacaaacaaaaaacaactcccCCAAaccaaaacaagcaaataaaacaacaaacACCAAAgtagttttctattgcttttctttgatgaTGTTTGCAGCATCCCAAGAAGGGTTTTGGATAGTTTTAGCTGAAGTAAGAAGACTCtggacagtcccttggactgcaaggagatcaaaccagtcaattctacaggaaattaaccctgaatattcactggagggactgacgctgaagctgaagctcccagtactttggccacctgatgcgaagacctgactcattggaaaacaccctgatgctggggaagtttgaaggcacgaggagaaaggg is a genomic window of Ovis aries strain OAR_USU_Benz2616 breed Rambouillet chromosome 16, ARS-UI_Ramb_v3.0, whole genome shotgun sequence containing:
- the GZMK gene encoding granzyme K: MTKFSSFFLCFLLAGTYMTPDCFNMEIIGGREVSPHSRPFMASLQYGGDHICGGVLIHPQWVLTAAHCHFRFPKSQSSKVVLGAHSLSKNEASKQTFKIKKFIRFPGFTTDPKSNDIMLVKLHTAAILNEHVQLLHPRAKTDIKAGTKCQVVGWGATDPECLTPSDTLREVTVTVISRKMCNSRDYYNHNPIITRTMLCAGDARGQKDSCQGDSGGPLVCKGAFHALVSGGRKCGDAKKPGIYILLTRKYQAWIKSNLAPSHAD